In Plasmodium reichenowi strain SY57 chromosome 5, whole genome shotgun sequence, the following proteins share a genomic window:
- a CDS encoding hypothetical protein (conserved Plasmodium protein, unknown function) — protein sequence MIYLCRKLLSCTLSVYFLYIYFFLLKQNIFCDVKVRERVLEESINKDLSSKGENLHIYENTNVSVQTFIKKKERKNLSDNNINDKINNNNNNNNIEDTTYYPTGNEKKESFFLKFFRYIKNWFPMESSNNLKKTNINYEQVHEENEFSKYILQNNMSIETTKVCLIGSGGDSSHDLIKNFLLHNKVKYNGNHENDNCVNNKSGSIISSYKYYSEEIIQEPYIINRDICNKTKNCKESNLNYENNPRTLIGNIIIQNDILKNEKIFNMNRHFVVCKYFGSSPKTSIKINQSTLIQHLIKCLDYCKMEGVQYIYIGYNIYAANNKLIEIMKKLREHKIVIVTSSGKIYDDDNDDNNDDNDNDDNNDDNNNIYNVHSDDNNNLYNVHSDDNNNLYNVHNDDKEKIKNHMNKKNKQNDLYEYQRTQNDEEQKSDSSLYQNLEKVISISGLIYTDSSKKNKNKNYIYDNEIKILDEKGNKKLNRNDISLFYFSYDTDIYEKIESDIIDDDYDLVSASYVNTLVLMHSINLKLSLGRLRKILNKSIVKREELRHLSNRAYYLDMMNTFEDSLNQRKRSYKIFYLELKNNKHKVLLSDANLKSMYQDNFPVNYNEEDHAKHNVEKGTSVERDVYKNNENSNKNRKMLMDDGKITYIIQNKESHKYNTYYPYKRTKQSLLNDTLHHKPHVSFLNMSYYNEDIQKRNYNIYDDTSYTYDQGITYDEDNYYIDDHDIHTRKKRKISYDREDNNDYHMYDDRDHIFHSNLDNNKYEDDGNVHREKENDLEPRFLYDPFANIENRDLETLQELSELRKKKSNSFYSRNNNNSSNMKRRRKEKKKKLKKVLRSKYDKIGNLERIRRKKKRRRKIPAERRMIHKNKINKINKRRNMKRKNNELEERRNKQADKNSSSGNGKGKISGTRDSPKIKFKR from the coding sequence aTGATATACTTATGTAGAAAATTATTAAGTTGTACATTGTctgtttattttttgtatatatatttttttcttttgaaacaaaatattttttgtgATGTAAAGGTAAGAGAAAGAGTTCTTGAGGAAAGTATAAATAAGGATTTATCATCAAAAGGAGaaaatttacatatttatgAGAACACGAATGTAAGTGTTCAGacatttattaaaaaaaaagaaagaaagaatttatcggataataatataaatgataaaataaataataataataataataataatatagaagaCACAACATATTATCCTACTggaaatgaaaaaaaggaaagtttttttttaaaattttttcgatatattaaaaattgGTTTCCTATGGAATCTtctaataatttaaaaaagacaaatataaattatgaacAAGTACACgaagaaaatgaattttcaaaatatatattacaaaataatatgtcCATAGAAACTACCAAAGTGTGTTTAATAGGATCAGGGGGGGATTCTTCTCATGAtttgataaaaaattttttgttaCATAATAAGGTAAAATATAACGGAAATCATGAAAATGACAATTGCgtgaataataaaagtggaagtattatttcttcgtataaatattattcagAAGAAATAATTCAAGAACCTTACATAATAAACAGAGACATATGtaacaaaacaaaaaattgTAAAGAATCGAATTTGAACTATGAAAATAATCCTAGAACGCTCATAggtaatattattattcaaaatgatatattaaaaaatgaaaaaatatttaatatgaaTAGACATTTTGTTGTATGTAAATATTTCGGAAGTAGCCCCAAAACAAGCATAAAGATAAATCAATCGACATTAATACAGCATCTTATTAAATGTTTAGATTATTGTAAAATGGAAGGTgttcaatatatttatattggttataatatatatgcagcaaataataaattgaTAGAAATTATGAAGAAATTAAGAGAACATAAAATAGTAATTGTAACATCGTCTGGGAAGatatatgatgatgataatgatgataataatgatgataatgataatgatgataataatgatgataataataatatttataatgttcatagtgatgataataataatcttTATAATGTTCAtagtgatgataataataatcttTATAATGTTcataatgatgataaggagaaaataaagaatcatatgaacaaaaaaaataaacaaaatgatttatatgaatatcAAAGAACACAAAATGACGAAGAACAAAAATCAGATTCTTCTTTATATCAAAACCTTGAGAAAGTTATTTCAATTTCTGGTCTGATATATACAGATAgtagtaaaaaaaataaaaacaaaaattatatatatgataatgaaataaaaatattagatGAGAAAGGAAACAAGAAATTAAATAGAAACGATATATctctattttatttttcttatgaTACAGacatatatgaaaaaattgaaTCTGATATTATAGATGATGATTACGATTTGGTATCTGCATCTTATGTTAATACATTAGTGCTTATGCATAGTATCAATTTAAAGTTGTCTCTAGGTAGgttaagaaaaatattaaataaatcCATAGTAAAAAGAGAAGAATTAAGACATTTGTCTAACAGGGCATATTATCTTGATATGATGAATACATTTGAAGATTCGTTGAATCAAAGAAAACGTTCctacaaaatattttacttggagttaaaaaataataaacataagGTATTGTTATCTGATGCAAATCTTAAATCTATGTATCAAGATAATTTTCCAGTGAATTATAACGAGGAGGATCATGCAAAACATAATGTAGAGAAGGGAACAAGTGTAGAGAGGGAcgtatataaaaacaatgaaaatagtaataaaaatagaaagATGCTTATGGATGATGGGaaaattacatatattatacaaaacAAAGAAtcacataaatataacacTTATTATCCTTATAAGAGAACAAAACAGTCGCTTTTGAATGATACGCTTCATCATAAACCACATGTCTCTTTTTTGAACATGtcttattataatgaagatattcaaaaaaggaattataacatatatgATGACACATCGTATACATATGACCAAGGCATAACAtatgatgaagataattattatattgatGATCATGATATACATACAAGAAAGAAGAGAAAAATATCATATGACAGAGAGGATAACAATGATTATCATATGTATGATGACAGGGACcatatttttcattcaaatttagataataataaatatgagGACGATGGAAATGTTCATAGGGAAAAGGAAAACGATCTAGAGCCCcgatttttatatgatcCTTTTGCTAACATAGAAAATCGGGATCTAGAAACGTTACAAGAATTATCCGAGttaaggaaaaaaaaaagcaatAGTTTTTATTCAAGGAATAATAACAATTCATCGAATATGAAAAGAAGaaggaaagaaaaaaaaaaaaaattgaaaaagGTACTACGCTctaaatatgataaaatagGAAATCTAGAAAgaataagaagaaaaaaaaaaagaagaagaaaaatacCAGCAGAAAGAAGAATgatacataaaaataaaataaataaaataaataaaagaagaaatatgaaaagaaaaaataacGAGTTGGAAGAAAGGAGAAATAAACAAGCTGATAAAAATAGTTCAAGTGGTAATggaaaaggaaaaataagTGGAACACGCGATTCTCCAAAGATAAAATTTAAACgataa
- a CDS encoding hypothetical protein (conserved Plasmodium protein, unknown function): protein MKFLFAFNFFSLYMYLYEFLCIHLCGSEVTPGDTVLNSNSALISRRINRRKMKNCNNNDLLKVLKMETTYNELPAHNLLMSSKNDINKLFDYINKNEELSKLMNSCGTYVYLKYLGVVIFSIKENVQISHLSEFIQYLLNKNVCIEFNQNVML, encoded by the coding sequence ATGAAGTTTCTATTTgcttttaattttttttccttatatATGTACCTTTATGAGTTTTTGTGTATACACTTGTGCGGGTCCGAAGTGACCCCTGGTGACACTGTGTTGAATAGTAACTCGGCTTTAATTAGTAGAAGGATAAATAGAAGGAAAATGAAgaattgtaataataatgatttattaaaagtaTTAAAAATGGAAACTACTTATAATGAATTACCAGCACATAATTTATTGATGAGTTCAAAAAATGACATAAATAAACTTTTtgattatattaataaaaatgaagaattaTCAAAACTTATGAATTCTTGTGGAACTTATGtgtatttaaaatatctcggtgttgttattttttcaataaaagaaaatgtgCAAATTTCTCATTTAAGTGAATTTATACaatatcttttaaataagAATGTGTGTATAGAATTTAATCAAAACGTCATGTTGTAG
- a CDS encoding subtilisin-like protease 1 gives MMVNKKVVALCTLALHFFSIFLCLGKEVRSEENKKIQDDAEKIVSELRFLEKVEEVIEKSNIGGNEVDADENSFNPDTEVPIEEIEEIKMRELKDIKEEQNKNDNHHNNNSSSSSSSSSSSSNRFSEEKEEVSKKKKKLRLIVSENHATTPSFFQESLLEPDVLSFLESKGNLSNLKNINSMIIELKEDTTDDQLISYIKILEEKGALIESDKLVSGDNIDISGIKDAIRRGEENIDVNDYKSMLEVENDAEDYDKMFGMFNESHAVTSKRKRHTTNDYLYDDDNNNNNNYSHSSSLSSSRSNPGKYHFNDEFRNLQWGLDLSRLDETQELINEHQVMSTRICVIDSGIDYNHPDLKDNIELNLKELHGRKGFDDDNNGIVDDIYGANFVNNSGNPMDDNYHGTHVSGIISAIGNNNIGVVGVDVNSKLIICKALDEHKLGRLGDMFKCLDYCISRNAHMINGSFSFDEYSGIFNSSVEYLKKKGILFFVSASNCSHPKSSKPDIKKCDLSINAKYPPILSTIYDNIISVANLKKDDNNNNNNNNNYSLSINSFYSNKYCQLAAPGTNIYSTAPHNSYRKLNGTSMAAPHVAAIASLIFSINPDLSYKKVIQILKDSIVYLPSLKNMVAWAGYADINKAVHLAIKSKKPYIHSNISNKWKKKSRYLH, from the coding sequence ATGATGGTCAATAAAAAAGTTGTTGCTTTGTGCACACTTGCcttacattttttttctatatttcTATGTCTGGGAAAGGAAGTAAGGTCTGAagaaaataagaaaatacaAGATGATGCTGAAAAGATCGTTAGCGAATTACGATTCCTAGAAAAAGTAGAAGAGGTTATTGAAAAGAGTAACATAGGAGGGAATGAGGTAGATGCAGATGAAAATTCATTTAATCCAGATACTGAGGTTCCCATAGAAGAGatagaagaaataaaaatgagGGAACTGAAAGATATAAAGgaagaacaaaataaaaatgataaccatcataataataatagtagtagtagtagtagtagtagtagcAGTAGTAGTAATAGGTTTAgtgaagaaaaagaagaagtatctaaaaaaaaaaaaaagttaagACTTATAGTAAGCGAGAATCATGCAACTACGCCTTCGTTTTTCCAAGAATCCCTTTTAGAACCTGATGTTTTATCCTTTTTAGAGAGTAAAGGAAATTTGTCCAACTTGAAGAATATCAATTCTATGATTATAGAACTAAAAGAAGATACAACAGATGATCAGTTAATAtcttatattaaaattCTTGAGGAGAAAGGAGCTTTGATTGAATCAGATAAATTAGTGAGTGGTgataatattgatataaGTGGTATAAAGGATGCTATAAGAAGAGGtgaagaaaatattgaTGTTAATGATTATAAAAGTATGTTAGAAGTCGAAAATGATGCTGAAGATTATGATAAAATGTTTGGTATGTTTAATGAATCACATGCTGTAACATCGAAAAGGAAACGACATACAACAAatgattatttatatgatgatgataataataataataataattatagtCATAGTAGTAGTCTTAGTAGTAGTCGTAGTAACCCAGGTAAATATCATTTCAATGATGAATTTCGTAATTTGCAATGGGGTTTAGATTTATCCAGATTAGATGAAACACAAGAATTAATTAACGAGCATCAAGTGATGAGTACTCGTATATGTGTTATAGATAGTGGTATTGATTATAATCATCCAgatttaaaagataatattgaattaaatttaaaagagTTACATGGAAGGAAAGGTTttgatgatgataataatggtATAGTTGATGATATATATGGTGCtaattttgtaaataattCAGGAAACCCGATGGATGATAATTATCATGGTACTCATGTTTCAGGTATTATATCTGCCATAGGAAATAACAATATAGGTGTTGTAGGTGTTGATGTAAATtcaaaattaattatttgtaAAGCATTAGATGAACATAAATTAGGAAGATTAGGAGATATGTTCAAATGTTTAGATTATTGTATAAGTAGAAATGCACATATGATAAATGGGAGTTTTTCGTTTGATGAATATAGTGgtatttttaattcttctgtagaatatttaaaaaaaaaaggtatTCTCTTTTTTGTATCGGCAAGTAATTGTAGTCATCCTAAATCATCAAAACcagatattaaaaaatgtgaTTTATCTATAAATGCAAAATATCCCCCTATCTTATCTACaatttatgataatattatatctgttgctaatttaaaaaaggatgataataataataataataataataataattattcattatccattaattctttttatagtaataaatattgtCAACTAGCTGCACCAGGaactaatatatattctacTGCTCCACATAATTCATATCGAAAATTAAATGGTACATCTATGGCTGCTCCACATGTAGCTGCAATAGCATCACTCATATTTTCTATTAATCCTGActtatcatataaaaaagttatacaaatattaaaagattCTATTGTATATCTCCCTTccttaaaaaatatggtTGCATGGGCAGGATATGCAGATATAAATAAGGCAGTCCATTTAGCCataaaatcaaaaaaacCATATATCCATTCTAATATATCTAACAAgtggaaaaaaaaaagtagaTATTTGCATTAA